Genomic window (Vigna radiata var. radiata cultivar VC1973A chromosome 1, Vradiata_ver6, whole genome shotgun sequence):
TGGGTTTTGGGTGTGTAGAGAAAGCAAAGATGGGGGAGAAAGATTGGTACTTCTTCTGCCAAAGGGATAGGAAGTATCCAACAGGGTTGAGAACCAATAGAGCAACACAATCTGGGTATTGGAAGGCCACTGGGAAGGACAAAGAGATTTTCAAAGGGAAGAACAATCTTGTGGGGATGAAGAAGACCCTTGTCTTCTATAGAGGAAGAGCCCCAAAGGGAGAGAAAACAAATTGGGTTATGCACGAATTCAGATTGGAAGGAAAATTCGCATGTTACAACCTTCCCAAGGCTGCAAAGGTATAATTCattctctctctttcctttttcataCATGCCATTTTTTCTCTCTGGCTTTTAAATTTCAATCATCACTTTTTATAAAAGTGccttttctcttgttttgagAGTTTTCTTTCTGAGGTGGTCCTCTAAGAGTGTACCTTTTGCTTTATTTAGTTCAATTGTTGAGATTCTTGCAGCTACATATACTtacttttttcgtttttttttcttttctttggggGTGTTGTTTCTGTTTCAGGATGAATGGGTTGTGTGCAAGGTTTTCCATAAGAGCAACACTGATGTTAACAAAAGGGTACTCCCAATTAACCCTGGCATTGGCCTTCTGAGAATGAACTCAATAGGAGAAGATCTATTTGATTTCTCTTCACTTCCACCTCTTGTGGATCCTCTCTTTGATCAAACCTCACACAACAAACACATTGACAATGATTTCAAGGGTACTACTAATAGTACTAACACTTACAAACATTCATCAGCTTCATCAGCAGCAGCGGCTGAACCACCCTATTACCTTCCCAATTTCATCAACAACAATCATCACAtgcagatgatgatgatgatgaagccTGAAGAACACAGAATCTCTGAGACACCTCTCACCAACGTTAACTATGCCTCCACCAGCCAAGGGAATTTCAACTCTAACAACAACCCGATGGGAATTGGCACAAGCAATCATAATCCCCTTCAAAACACAATCTCACCCTTCAACGTGTTCCAAGATTACTATATTCACCAAGGCAAAAACAGTTTCCAGCAGTGCAAGAAGGAGCAATTCTCCAACACTGTGGTCAGTGCCTCTCAAGACACGTGCCTCAGCAACGACAGAAACACTGACACTTCCTCGGTGGTGTCAAAGCAAGACAACATGGGAAGGAACAAGGCATTGTACGAGGATCTTGATCAAGCTCCTTCATCAGTTGCTACCCTCTCAGATTTGGATTGCCTCTGGGATGATTACTGAACAAGATCAAATAAAACACATGATCAAGCAAGAAACTAATCAAAGCAAGTTTGTTGATttatggtatatatatatatatatatatatatatatatatatatatatatataccatagTTATCTATTttctgattatatatatatataaacagagATATATGTTATATGTTAGACATGGAAAAAGTTCTGGGATACTTATACTGTATAGATTTATGATTGATTAAATAGATTATCCAGGTCTTGTTATAGTTAGGTTTTTATTGGTTAGATCAATTAAGGAGAAGGATTTGATGATACCcatgtacattttttttcttttgttataaattagtgcgtttgttttattaattaattaatgtctttatttgtttttcagttCCATTTGTATTTAATTCTCTTAATTGTAACGAATCTAGTGCAATACTACTTTCAAGTACTTATTAGGAACCATATTTTCATGCCCTTCAATGATCTTCATTTGCGGTacacttaatatatattttatgctGTGTGGAATATTTCTTTGACATCTCaccaagagtggtgagaatTAATTCCCAAGGAAATTatgcatttgttttttcaacttttgaagtTAAAGGATATGTGTTGTGGCTTCCTTGCTGGTGCCTCCCACCAAGGCTTGACTATTGTTACCCTTTAAAGTTAATTTCGAGATGcttttgatataattaaaatagaaattttcatattaattataaataaatgaacaaatgGGTACtcacaattatatttaaattgcaAGAAATTCTACTTTGGAATATTGCTTGAGTTATTAACCATACATAATAATGAGAATTGTTTAATGTTAAGACAGAGAAACTATGACTGAGTAGTGAAGGGTTAATCAAGTTGATGAAGCACGTGACTAATTCCCAGAATCCGTGCAGAAGATGCCTCTGATGGTGGAATTTCCAGAATATTTTTAAAGGATACAAAGACAcagtataataattatttcaatctGTTTTACTgacatcaacaacaaaaacatcaaCAATGCTAGGTTTCTTGACTGCCGCTTGAATCTTGAGTCTAAAGAAACCTAGTCACCACATGTCTACCTACCCAACACTCCACACTTTGAGTTGTTGTTGTGTTAAATCTGTTTTACGACATTTGTTCAAAATATACATGTTTCGTACACATACGAATAATGTACATGTCTTGTGGGTATATACATGCACCTTGCTCAAGCCATCCATCAATGAATGACCATGTACATATatatacgtatatatatataaatacacttaatagaatatttgaatgTGTATGTATAAACGTGTGTGCCTAGTATTTTCATTCCCTTGTTTTACCCGTTTGTGTGTAGGTTAGGCACATAATTGAGGCTAAAGTGATAAGATGGGAGGAAGAGAACAAAAGTGGAAACAAAGTGAGTGTGTGAAGAAAGAAAGGGATAAGAGGGAAGGGATTAAACGCAATAGGGTGAAAAGGGGTGTGAGAAAATAAGGGTGatgtgtatatttatttatttatggtatgaatataaaaatatatatgtgtgaATAATGGGATATATATGTAGCAAGGTGGCGAAGGAATGGGTAAGAGCATGCTATCGAAtattggaagaaaagaaagggttgatGATTCTCGTGAGTATGGAGCTTTTGGGGGTTTCATTTGATCAAATGGAAAACATGCTAATGCACATTCCTTTCCATTCAAAGCAAAGCTTTCATTGTGGTTTCATGCTTGAGAAAAACTTaaccatcttttttttttaatataatatatatatatggttgaGACTTCTTCGGCTCCTTTTGTTTTATTGCACTACCACAAATTGCTCTTGGCGTTTTTCTTAATTCCCCTTTCTTTCATGGGAAAAAAGAGTGCAAAAATGGAAAAGGTTGAGAGAGTGATAGAGaataccaataataataataaacataataacaaTGCTTATCTATCTAAAAGGAATGAGggagggaaaagaaagaaagaaaaatggaaaatggaagaagtacACATATTTACATGCTTGTTTCGGAATCAGAAAACCCTGATTTGTTGCATGAAAACAAGGGAGGGTGAAGAATGATGTTGGGGTTCACCAACCAATGAGGTGCCTCCATCGAATAATCATCAGTGTCCCATTGAAAACGATGTTGCTAGCTATAACCTCATCATaggtcactttttttttctccaatattcCAACTTCATCATTCGACTAGGCTCATTACGTTTCATGtcgtgtttttttcttttcttcctatGATTATTGCTATTATGACCATTATTCTTAATGTTTTCtaataatttgtgttttttaaaattgtgatgAAAAGCTTGACCCCTTTCAAATATATTCTAGAATATATCACGTCCAGAAAACAACAGACTTTAGGTGCCTATAACCTAATAAGCATATgtgtttaattagtttatcAGGTTGTGGAtaacatttctttctttcttttagaatcTGGATGACATTCTTTGAACAAtcaatttatagtattttaatGCTTTCGATAAATACAAAATCGGGAGGCCCCATAAAAAAGtgttttatataaatacatacaaatatagaaaattattgTAGAAAATAATGgaactttctctctttctatatgtatatatgaaaGGATCTTGTACAATATTATTGTGTATAATTGTTTTACAATTGAGGGAGATAAAAGGAAAACAAGAGAGGatctttcttaatattttattttcataaaagatagataacttttatatagaaatgaagtagaagaaaaaaaatacaaattagaaTGAATTCAGTTTTTATATCTTGCAATTTAAAAGTAGTTTTTAAAAGTAGTTTTTCTTAGATACAAATATAGAACCAAAGGTTTGTGTTGTATGATTTACATTCCCATTCTATTATTTCACGACATGTTATTTTTCATGAACATCTTTTCCCTTATCAAAATTCTTTGACTTCAAACTTCATCTCCTACATATGATGATACTtctgatgtttttctttttgattttccTATTATGACTCCTATTTCCACTGCACCAAATTATCCTAGTTATAATATTTCTAATCATACTGCTCATAATTCAATTACTCCTAATGTTGAACAACGACTTTCTCTTAGAAATAAAAGTAGACctaaatatttagataattattacTTTGGTACTACTTCTAGTTTTACATCATCCTATGCAACCCCGTATCCTATACACTTGTTTCTTTCTTATGATAAATGCTCTTCTAATCATGCTTCTTTTTGTCATAATATTTCTGCTCAAGTTGAACCTTCTTCCTTTAAAGAGGCCAGTAAGTTTGATTGTTGGAAACACGCCATGAATTCTGAACCTTCTGCCCTTGAAAGCAATCGCACATGGACTTTGGTTGACCTCCCTACTGGCAAGAAACCCATCAGTTGTCGTTGGGTTTATTGTATCAAGCACAAAGTGGATGGTTCTATTGACAGATATAAAGCTCGCCTAGTGGCAAGAGGTTTTACTCAAACTGAAGGACTAGATTACTATGAAACGTTTTCCCCTGTTGTTAAAATCACTATTGTTCGTCTTGTTCTTGCCCTTGCTACtagaaaaaaatggtttcttCATCAGTTAGATGTTGACAATGCATTTCTTCATGGTGACTTACATGAAGAAATCTACATGACGCCTCCCCCTAGTCTTTGCCCATCCAACTCTGGTCTCGTTTGCAAGCTTCACAAGTCACTGTATGGTTTAAAACAAGCCAGCAGAAATTGGAACCACAAACTTGCATCTGAACTTCTCTCTCGGGTATACACAAAGTGCTGTTGACCACTCCTTATTCATCAAGCATTCGTCCTCCACTATCACCATCATTCTGGACTATGTTGATGACATACTTTTATCTGGAAATAACTTGTTTGACATTACTACTGTCAAAGATCACCTACATCGCAAGTTTCACATCAAAAACCTTGGTGATCTTAAATACTTTTCGGGATTCAAAATTGCTAGATCTCAAGCCGGTTTGTGTATAAATCAGAGGAAGTATTGTGTTGAATTGATTTCTGAAGTTGGAATGTTAGGATGTAAACTTGCTCCCACACCAGCCGATCCTTCAGTTAAGCTTCACGCTGATGAAGGACTCCCTCTCATAGATCCTTCCTTTTACCGTCGCCTCATTGGACGACTACTCTATCTAACTCACACACGGCCTGACATTGCTTTTGCCGTTCAACAACTTAGTCAGTTTGTTTCTACTCCTCGTCAACCTCATATGCAACAAGCCTTGAGgattattagatatttaaaGAATGCTTCTGGTTCTGGTCTTTCATATGCTGCTGATAATCACTTCCGTGTTCATGCATACTCTGATTCTGATTGGGCCACTTGTGCAACCACTCACAGATCCGTCtctggtttttgtgtttttcttagTACTGCTCTTATTTCCTGGAAATCAAAGAAACAAACTACCGTTTCGAGATCTTCTTCTGAAGTCGAATACAGGTCCTTAGCCTCTTTAACTTGTGAATTGCAATGGCTACAATATCTTTTAGCAGACCTGCATATATCGTGTCCAACTCCTTACTCTGTTTACTGTGACAATAATTCTGCTATTCATATTGCCAAGAATCCCACTCTTcatgaaagaacaaaacacatagACATAGACTGCCACGTTACCAGAAAAAAACTCCAAGACGGTCTTATCAAGCTTCTCCAGGTTTCTTCTAACAATCAACTTGCAGGTATTTTCACCAAGTCTCTTTACTCTTCTACCTTTAATACTATTACTTCCAAGCTAAACCTGTATAATATCCATGTTCAACTTGAGGGAAGGTGACAAAGATCTTCTTTTGCTATTAACCGAACGGTTTCTCTGTTGTTAATTGAACGGTTTCTCTGATGTTACGGAACAGTGTTCTACGCTTTCCTACAGAACAGTTGCAGACAGCTTATGCATACTAGTTAACTGCTATAGGTGTAGCTACCGTACGTCTTCTCCTACCGAACGGTGGTTTTCCAtaaaccgttcggtctttgtgatatatatatatatatatatatatatatatatatatatataNNNNNNNNNNNNNNNNNNNNNNNNNNNNNNNNNNNNNNNNNNNNNNNNNNNNNNNNNNNNNNNNNNNNNNNNNNNNNNNNNNNNNNNNNNNNNNNNNNNNNNNNNNNNNNNNNNNNNNNNNNNNNNNNNNNNNNNNNNNNNNNNNNNNNNNNNNNNNNNNNNNNNNNNNNNNNNNNNNNNNNNNNNNNNNNNNNNNNNNNNNNNNNNNNNNNNNNNNNNNNNNNNNNNNNNNNNNNNNNNNNNNNNNNNNNNNNNNNNNNNNNNNNNNNNNNNNNNNNNNNNNNNNNNNNNNNNNNNNNNNNNNNNNNNNNNNNNNNNNNNNNNNNNNNNNNNNNNNNNNNNNNNNNNNNNNNNNNNNNNNNNNNNNNNNNNNNNNNNNNNNNNNNNNNNNNNNNNNNNNNNNNNNNNNNNNNNNNNNNNNNNNNNNNNNNNNNNNNNNNNNNNNNNNNNNNNNNNNNNNNNNNNNNNNNNNNNNNNNNNNNNNNNNNNNNNNNNNNNNNNNNNNNNNNNNNNNNNNNNNNNNNNNNNNNNNNNNNNNNNNNNNNNNNNNNNNNNNNNNNNNNNNNNNNNNNNNNNNNNNNNNNNNNNNNNNNNNNNNNNNNNNNNNNNNNNNNNNNNNNNNNNNNNNNNNNNNNNNNNNNNNNNNNNNNNNNNNNNNNNNNNNNNNNNNNNNNNNNNNNNNNNNNNNNNNNNNNNNNNNNNNNNNNNNNNNNNNNNNNNNNNNNNNNNNNNNNNNNNNNNNNNNNNNNNNNNNNNNNNNNNNNNNNNNNNNNNNNNNNNNNNNNNNNNNNNNNNNNNNNNNNNNNNNNNNNNNNNNNNNNNNNNNNNNNNNNNNNNNNNNNNNNNNNNNNNNNNNNNNNNNNNNNNNNNNNNNNNNNNNNNNNNNNNNNNNNNNNNNNNNNNNNNNNNNNNNNNNNNNNNNNNNNNNNNNNNNNNNNNNNNNNNNNNNNNNNNNNNNNNNNNNNNNNNNNNNNNNNNNNNNNNNNNNNNNNNNNNNNNNNNNNNNNNNNNNNNNNNNNNNNNNNNNNNNNNNNNNNNNNNNNNNNNNNNNNNNNNNNNNTAAtgacagtgacctaattgcttcaatttttcaaaaatagggacccaattgagaaaaagaaaaaatgagggacctaattgaaaaaaatcaccgaaaatatGGACTatcaaaatgattaaacctatatatatatatatatatatatatatatatatatatatatatatatatatatatagttttctttactgttttattttcaatttttcctttttgtataAAGCTTCCGCTGTACTCATTACAATTCATTCACTGTTTCTGTTCTTTTTCTCTGGATTTTTCGTTTACTGTCTTATCAAATACACTATACTAGTTTTCAGTTACTAAAAGATACAAAAATGttaaggtattttttttttaatctaaatataaCTATTAATGCATGTATCGCTAATACTAAACTTTAAAAGTGTGACATCCCATTTATATGCcaaacttatataataaaaatgtcatCATTCCAATAAGGAGAATAGTCAAAGTAAAATGGTAGTTCAGAGATTGAtgttacagtcatccaaaatatagaGAGAATTAAAACGAAAAGAAACCTAAGTACAAGTTTTATAAGGTTTCCCAAAATATAAGATTACTAACCATTATAAAGACCTAAAGAGTGTTCTCCGAAATAACAATCTATAGAAATAAGAACTAATAGACGTCCTAAGTACTAGGTGCTGGATCTTCCTCAGCCTCCAATGCCTGCTCGGGTAcctcatcacctactgctcacatcctaAGGATTgaatgatcatcgcaaggggaaaggcaaacacatacaaacatacaagtgcaagggtgagctaggtctcaaacaaacatacaaatCATGGCAAATTATTCTAGCATTATCGAGTTAATCCATTTACATACAAGCATATAAGCCATCATGAACATAAGCACTTATCTcataaactcaattaaaacaaTCATCCTATCATGTAAAGACTCTTAGACACGTCCGAACATAGAATGAAtgtagagctggggcgggttgtgcacttgtgatgg
Coding sequences:
- the LOC106765117 gene encoding NAC domain-containing protein 92 — encoded protein: MMEEPVVVNKGDEPLDLPPGFRFHPTDEEIITCYLTEKVLDRGFSATAIGEADLNKCEPWDLPKKAKMGEKDWYFFCQRDRKYPTGLRTNRATQSGYWKATGKDKEIFKGKNNLVGMKKTLVFYRGRAPKGEKTNWVMHEFRLEGKFACYNLPKAAKDEWVVCKVFHKSNTDVNKRVLPINPGIGLLRMNSIGEDLFDFSSLPPLVDPLFDQTSHNKHIDNDFKGTTNSTNTYKHSSASSAAAAEPPYYLPNFINNNHHMQMMMMMKPEEHRISETPLTNVNYASTSQGNFNSNNNPMGIGTSNHNPLQNTISPFNVFQDYYIHQGKNSFQQCKKEQFSNTVVSASQDTCLSNDRNTDTSSVVSKQDNMGRNKALYEDLDQAPSSVATLSDLDCLWDDY